A window from Streptomyces sp. NBC_00271 encodes these proteins:
- a CDS encoding ABC transporter substrate-binding protein: MSTTRRRAVATAAVALAGSLLLASCGGSDSGSSDGKTLKLWHYEGPDSAMGVAWNEAIKEFEAKHPGVKVKFEEKGFEQIQKTAPMVLNSNDAPDIMEYNKGNATAGLLSKQGLLTDLTAEATQRGWDKKLSAGVRTTSQYDTGGVMGSGKWYGVPNYAEYTMVFYNKDLFKQYGIAEPTTLDQLTAAMDTFVSKGITPLANAGAEYMAQQYLYQLALSKADRSWVDKYELYKGKTDFHDAAWTYAATTFADWVKKGYISKKSTSLKAEDAGVSFIQGKSPILFSGSWWYGRFQTENKFDWGTFLWPGSNLTLGSGGNLWVVPKGAKNKDLAYDFIDITMSQKIQNLLGNKGGVPVGADTAAITDPKAKTLIADFNTLSGKDGLAFYPDWPVAGFYDVLVSETQKLITGSEKPDAYLSALQTAYDKGAPKT, encoded by the coding sequence ATGTCGACGACACGAAGGCGTGCGGTGGCGACGGCGGCGGTGGCCCTGGCGGGCTCCCTGCTGCTGGCGTCCTGCGGCGGCTCGGACAGCGGTTCCTCGGACGGCAAGACGCTGAAACTGTGGCACTACGAAGGGCCGGACAGCGCGATGGGCGTGGCCTGGAACGAGGCCATCAAGGAGTTCGAGGCGAAGCATCCCGGCGTCAAGGTGAAGTTCGAGGAGAAGGGCTTCGAGCAGATCCAGAAGACGGCCCCGATGGTCCTCAACTCGAACGACGCGCCCGACATCATGGAGTACAACAAGGGCAACGCGACGGCCGGGCTGCTCTCCAAGCAGGGGCTGCTCACCGATCTGACCGCCGAGGCGACCCAGCGCGGCTGGGACAAGAAGCTCAGCGCGGGCGTGCGCACCACCAGCCAGTACGACACAGGCGGGGTCATGGGCTCCGGCAAGTGGTACGGCGTGCCCAACTACGCCGAGTACACGATGGTGTTCTACAACAAGGATCTCTTCAAGCAGTACGGCATCGCGGAGCCCACCACCCTCGACCAGCTCACCGCCGCCATGGACACGTTCGTGTCGAAGGGCATCACCCCGCTGGCGAACGCGGGCGCCGAGTACATGGCCCAGCAGTACCTGTACCAGCTCGCGCTCTCCAAGGCCGACCGCTCGTGGGTCGACAAGTACGAGCTCTACAAGGGCAAGACGGACTTCCACGACGCCGCCTGGACGTACGCCGCCACGACCTTCGCCGACTGGGTGAAGAAGGGCTACATCAGCAAGAAGTCCACCTCGCTCAAGGCCGAGGACGCGGGCGTCTCCTTCATCCAGGGCAAGAGCCCGATCCTGTTCAGCGGCAGCTGGTGGTACGGGCGCTTCCAGACGGAGAACAAGTTCGACTGGGGCACCTTCCTCTGGCCCGGCAGCAACCTCACCCTCGGCTCCGGCGGCAACCTCTGGGTCGTCCCCAAGGGCGCCAAGAACAAGGACCTCGCCTACGACTTCATCGACATCACCATGTCGCAGAAGATCCAGAACCTGCTGGGCAACAAGGGCGGGGTCCCGGTGGGCGCCGACACCGCCGCCATCACCGACCCGAAGGCCAAGACCCTGATCGCCGACTTCAACACGCTCTCCGGCAAGGACGGTCTGGCCTTCTACCCGGACTGGCCGGTCGCCGGCTTCTACGACGTCCTCGTCTCCGAGACCCAGAAGCTGATCACGGGGAGCGAGAAACCGGACGCCTATCTGAGCGCGCTGCAGACGGCGTACGACAAGGGCGCGCCGAAGACATGA
- a CDS encoding carbohydrate ABC transporter permease → MTVTVERDGRVVRRQRSRTDRPRRPHSSYALFLLPGVLAFLAVIVVPFLMNTGVSFTDWQGVGSPKWSGLANYRELMDDSEFWASFRHSLFMVVAMAAVPTVLGLVLAAALFDFVGKHFGTKVAAVLRACFYLPQVLPIAVAGIVWSWILAPDNGSLNALLKAVGLGSLQRDWLGDPDLALYSVMGVMVWVQIGFPLVVFMAGLQRVDPQLYEAAELDGAGWWRRFGHITLPQIRPEIYVVLLWCTIAALKVFGAVYVLTKGGPGGATDVPSYFSFTTFFEKTQVGYGAAISTVLTVIILVLALIGLKLQTRAEDAEEGLRA, encoded by the coding sequence ATGACGGTCACCGTCGAACGGGACGGACGGGTGGTCCGGCGGCAGCGCAGCCGCACAGACCGCCCGCGCCGCCCCCACTCCTCCTACGCCCTCTTCCTGCTCCCCGGCGTCCTCGCCTTCCTCGCCGTGATCGTCGTGCCGTTCCTGATGAACACCGGCGTGAGCTTCACCGACTGGCAGGGCGTCGGCTCGCCGAAGTGGTCGGGGCTCGCCAACTACCGCGAGCTGATGGACGACTCCGAGTTCTGGGCGTCCTTCCGGCACAGCCTGTTCATGGTCGTCGCCATGGCCGCCGTACCGACGGTCCTCGGGCTCGTGCTGGCCGCCGCCCTCTTCGACTTCGTCGGCAAGCACTTCGGCACGAAGGTCGCCGCCGTCCTGCGCGCCTGTTTCTACCTCCCCCAGGTCCTGCCCATCGCCGTCGCCGGCATCGTCTGGAGCTGGATCCTCGCCCCCGACAACGGCTCCCTGAACGCACTCCTGAAGGCGGTGGGCCTCGGCTCGCTCCAGCGGGACTGGCTGGGCGATCCCGACCTCGCCCTCTACAGCGTCATGGGCGTGATGGTCTGGGTGCAGATCGGCTTCCCGCTGGTCGTCTTCATGGCGGGGCTGCAACGCGTCGACCCCCAGCTGTACGAGGCGGCGGAGCTGGACGGCGCGGGCTGGTGGCGCCGCTTTGGGCACATCACGCTGCCGCAGATCCGCCCGGAGATCTACGTCGTCCTCCTCTGGTGCACGATCGCCGCGCTCAAGGTGTTCGGCGCGGTGTACGTCCTCACCAAGGGCGGTCCCGGCGGCGCGACCGACGTGCCGTCCTACTTCTCCTTCACCACCTTCTTCGAGAAGACCCAGGTCGGCTACGGCGCCGCGATCTCCACCGTGCTGACCGTGATCATCCTCGTACTCGCCCTGATCGGCCTGAAGCTCCAGACCCGCGCCGAGGACGCCGAGGAAGGACTCCGCGCATGA
- a CDS encoding carbohydrate ABC transporter permease translates to MTAVRRYPVLVALIIAALFMVLPFGIVAINAVKSPAEYASNGPLGLPHGLYLDGLKDFWQRVDYGQKLVNSILISGSVAIGAAVLSVLNAYAIGIGRIKGRTWVLAFFVLANMLPQEALVYPIYYLSKQAGLYDTRLSVIIVFTVVQAAFGTYLLSSVLGQFPREIIEAARIDGANKWQVLWRIVVPVSRPTIGVLLVFFFIWTWNEFLLPLVMLISNDNQTVSVALGVLQGQRLMDATMTNAAALLGVLPAIVFFLVFQRTLTRGIAVGAVK, encoded by the coding sequence ATGACCGCCGTACGCCGCTATCCCGTCCTCGTGGCCCTGATCATCGCGGCCCTGTTCATGGTGCTGCCCTTCGGCATCGTCGCGATCAACGCGGTCAAGTCCCCCGCCGAGTACGCGTCGAACGGACCCCTCGGCCTGCCCCACGGCCTCTACCTCGACGGCCTCAAGGACTTCTGGCAGCGCGTCGACTACGGCCAGAAACTCGTCAACTCGATCCTGATCTCCGGCTCGGTGGCGATCGGCGCCGCCGTGCTGTCCGTCCTGAACGCGTACGCGATCGGCATCGGCCGCATCAAGGGCCGCACCTGGGTCCTCGCCTTCTTCGTGCTGGCGAACATGCTGCCGCAGGAGGCGCTGGTCTACCCGATCTACTACCTGAGCAAGCAGGCGGGCCTCTACGACACCCGGCTCAGCGTGATCATCGTGTTCACCGTCGTCCAGGCGGCCTTCGGCACGTATCTCCTGTCCTCCGTCCTCGGGCAGTTCCCGCGCGAGATCATCGAGGCCGCCCGGATCGACGGGGCGAACAAGTGGCAGGTGCTGTGGCGGATCGTGGTCCCCGTCAGCCGCCCCACCATCGGCGTCCTCCTGGTCTTCTTCTTCATCTGGACCTGGAACGAGTTCCTGCTGCCGCTGGTCATGCTGATCTCCAACGACAACCAGACGGTGTCGGTGGCGCTCGGCGTCCTCCAGGGCCAACGCCTGATGGACGCGACCATGACCAACGCGGCGGCCCTCCTGGGCGTGCTCCCCGCGATCGTCTTCTTCCTCGTCTTCCAGCGGACACTGACCCGCGGCATCGCCGTGGGCGCGGTCAAGTAA